A window of the Hevea brasiliensis isolate MT/VB/25A 57/8 chromosome 6, ASM3005281v1, whole genome shotgun sequence genome harbors these coding sequences:
- the LOC131168782 gene encoding embryogenic cell protein 40-like produces the protein CPYSNPVQLTGEFGNPVHITGVATSKPLTLGTTVVQTKVPATGLLTSSTGTDHAPKGQTGEHGIGGDEGNHRKEEQQQGSGEIERSSSSSSSSSEDDGHGGRRKKKGLKEKIKEKLTGGKHKEEHGHTVSSTTTETTPGGGEHHEHEKKSVMEKIKEKLPGHGHHSH, from the exons tgCCCCTACAGCAACCCAGTTCAACTCACTGGTGAATTTGGCAACCCAGTTCATATCACTGGCGTGGCCACCTCAAAACCTCTAACCCTAGGAACAACCGTAGTGCAAACTAAGGTGCCGGCTACTGGCCTCTTGACCAGTAGTACTGGAACAGATCACGCACCCAAGGGTCAGACCGGCGAGCATGGCATTGGCGGCGATGAGGGAAATCATAGGAAAGAGGAGCAGCAGCAGGGTTCCGGAGAGATTGAAAGATCTAGCAGTTCAAGCTCTAGCTCG TCTGAGGATGACGGCCACGGagggagaaggaagaagaagggactgaaggagaaaataaaagagaaattaaCAGGTGGGAAGCACAAGGAAGAGCACGGACACACAGTATCGAGCACAACCACAGAAACCACCCCAGGCGGCGGAGAACACCATGAGCATGAGAAGAAGAGTGTGATGGAGAAAATCAAGGAAAAGTTGCCTGGCCATGGCCACCATAGCCACTAA
- the LOC131180835 gene encoding cell wall protein RBR3-like, translating into MGGACCVAARDKNIVNGPSSDILHRNIRYSPTWSFRWDNRGRVAGEETSITWFSDANSRNDGPDIKYESAYASEDGSPLDSFRRRAWQKSPTSEATTAHVRTPASDQSMSRIISMDTSLEQVKESMESQTVSHPSPAKLSVSLPSTSSITSPASSQSHPHPASSTTPSWPESFSAHQLMGQVPDAKVPELKSSNSFSVPEERSSVPSWSNESTRGSHGGSSDGWSMHAFSELMATSHRERLSFDNDSLSFNHEKTRSSGRISSGSSVDLQTCGICSKLLTEKSLWSSPKLVLSNELSVVAVLTCGHVYHAECLETMTPEISKYDPTCPVCTLGEKQTQKLSQKAFKAEMESKAKNKRSRNRVVDSDFDGDSIMFDRVKGGGHEGKGPKMASSSSMKGSLAKPFLKRHFSFGSKGGKSLAENHTTKKKGFFWTRSLKV; encoded by the exons ATGGGGGGTGCCTGTTGTGTTGCTGCTAGAgataaaaatattgtaaatggaccaaGTAGTGACATCTTGCATAGGAATATTCGTTATTCACCAACATGGAGCTTTAGGTGGGATAATAGAGGCCGAGTAGCTGGAGAAGAGACTTCCATAACTTGGTTTTCAGATGCAAATAGTAGGAATGATGGACCAGATATTAAATATGAATCAGCATATGCATCAGAGGATGGAAGCCCCTTAGATAGTTTTAGGAGGCGTGCATGGCAGAAGTCTCCAACATCTGAAGCTACTACTGCACATGTGAGGACTCCTGCTTCAG ATCAATCCATGTCAAGGATTATCTCTATGGACACAAGTTTGGAACAG GTGAAGGAGTCAATGGAATCCCAAACAGTTTCACATCCATCTCCTGCAAAATTATCTGTCTCATTGCCTTCAACTTCATCCATAACATCTCCAGCATCATCCCAAAGTCATCCACATCCTGCTAGCTCAACCACGCCAAGTTGGCCCGAGAGTTTTTCTGCGCATCAGTTAATGGGGCAAGTTCCTGATGCCAAAGTCCCAGAATTGAAGTCATCAAATAGCTTTTCAGTTCCAGAAGAGAGGTCCTCAGTCCCCTCATGGAGCAATGAATCAACTCGGGGGTCCCATGGTGGCTCTTCAGATGGTTGGTCTATGCACGCATTTTCTGAGCTCATGGCCACTTCTCATAGAGAAAGGTTGTCATTTGACAATGACTCCTTGAGCTTCAATCATGAGAAAACTAGATCCAGTGGTCGTATATCATCTGGTTCCTCTGTTGATCTTCAAACATGTGGGATTTGCTCGAAGTTATTGACCGAGAAATCTTTGTGGAGCAGCCCGAAGCTTGTTTTGAGTAATGAGCTCTCTGTTGTTGCTGTTCTAACTTGTGGGCATGTTTACCATGCTGAGTGTTTGGAGACTATGACACCTGAAATTAGCAAATATGATCCTACTTGTCCTGTTTGTACTTTGGGGGAGAAACAGACCCAGAAGCTGTCTCAAAAAGCCTTTAAAGCAGAAATGGAGTCAAAAGCAAAAAACAAGAGGTCACGGAACCGTGTTGTGGATAGTGATTTTGATGGTGATTCTATCATGTTTGATCGTGTAAAAGGTGGTGGGCATGAAGGAAAGGGTCCCAAGATGGCCTCCAGTTCCAGCATGAAGGGCTCCTTAGCAAAGCCTTTCTTGAAGAGGCATTTTTCGTTTGGATCAAAGGGTGGTAAATCCTTAGCAGAGAACCACACAACCAAAAAGAAGGGATTTTTCTGGACAAGATCCTTGAAGGTGTGA